In the genome of Phaeodactylum tricornutum CCAP 1055/1 chromosome 20, whole genome shotgun sequence, one region contains:
- a CDS encoding predicted protein → MSRPYDGQTPAEQATFAREELMHLDEESMMDDYNDDETENNQSFLNLLPEDDEAGNDDPAQLFAILEDAINQTAKQTGDTGRALTAVEQQQKRENAEHTWDRVRRWMWAHPQVEQRQAAAFIRGQADATALHLMCKLHNPPDDIIQAIVDSAVDVVSWTDAHGWLPLHHACANGVSPETMKVLVDAYPAGKLQQDNMRRTPLHFYATRNSDSTVIMTTNTELLADDGAAELTDRGGMLPMHYACAYGTDPAVLEVLAQVYPASLTAKENKGRTPMHLAMVNAHRDASPNVIHFLLEYAESRATVNVRDQDGYLPLHLLALGLKGYTADESTKRSNVSACLSMYMDAEPQAAADFLTAIQDLPDWLQDTAVVSKHVRNVLNYKIVQPFPTSILMLDGYFLIVLIVCFAFSTKYYIDFLFEPESNKTDIDIYIVFLFIGASYFLMRELVQVASLVSLGSFSSWWSDAANWLDVGVITMVYYYAICMSMDSPVDRNLFRSGAAFGQGILYVAVIVYLKSTYVDFAVFVGGVLYVVQRLTAFLTAVGVILLAFAQMFYFIYVDGEMCTNRLQPDDLNYDADLDCRFSHCSFEESLLRVYSMMMGEIGDEKRYSAGPTSLVAQILYVGYAFLVVILLSNVLIAIVTDSYEIIQNDRAAIVFWTNRLDFVAEMDAITYGAQRRLGCFRKKKAPMQVEEIPNAPGLVSDDYNDRNGSSDFFRYGWQQVMLLFDANLYEEIDPIESLVYNIFRIACIVFVIPLWLIMGAATAGWLWPPQVREALFCQKGTTTSRSEIERKKLEQLRTIQTDLTSLKSDIVREMTSDRDEMIRMKLEVEGVQAEVLSDLIQVRELITSLLGT, encoded by the coding sequence ATGTCTCGCCCATATGATGGCCAGACTCCAGCAGAGCAGGCAACTTTCGCTCGTGAAGAGCTTATGCATCTGGATGAGGAATCTATGATGGACGACtacaacgacgacgagacggaGAATAACCAAAGTTTTCTCAATTTGCTcccggaagacgacgaagccggAAACGACGACCCGGCACAGCTCTTTGCCATTCTTGAAGATGCCATCAATCAAACCGCCAAACAAACAGGCGATACAGGGCGAGCTTTAACGGCGGTagaacaacagcaaaagcgCGAAAACGCGGAACACACGTGGGACCGCGTGCGGCGCTGGATGTGGGCGCATCCGCAAGTGGAACAACGCCAAGCCGCCGCGTTTATTCGCGGGCAGGCCGACGCCACAGCGTTGCATCTCATGTGCAAACTGCATAATCCTCCCGACGATATTATCCAAGCCATCGTCGACTCCGCCGTCGATGTTGTGTCCTGGACGGACGCGCACGGTTGGTTGCCTTTGCACCATGCCTGCGCTAACGGAGTGTCTCCGGAAACCATGAAAGTCCTCGTGGATGCCTATCCCGCCGGTAAGCTGCAACAGGACAATATGAGGCGAACACCGCTCCACTTTTATGCCACGCGGAATTCCGATAGTACGGTTATCATGACAACTAACACCGAACTCCTGGCTGACGATGGCGCGGCCGAACTCACCGATCGTGGCGGCATGTTACCCATGCATTACGCGTGTGCGTACGGGACCGACCCGGCCGTACTCGAAGTCTTGGCTCAGGTCTACCCCGCCTCTCTCACggccaaagaaaacaagggTCGAACGCCGATGCATTTGGCCATGGTAAATGCTCACCGCGACGCCAGTCCGAACGTGATTCATTTCTTATTGGAGTACGCTGAATCCCGAGCGACCGTCAACGTACGCGATCAAGACGGTTACCTACCCTTGCATTTGTTGGCTCTCGGTCTCAAAGGATACACGGCGGATGAATCCACCAAACGCAGTAACGTGAGCGCTTGCTTGAGTATGTACATGGACGCGGAGCCTCAAGCCGCAGCCGACTTTTTGACGGCGATTCAGGATTTGCCGGATTGGCTTCAAGATACTGCAGTCGTATCGAAACACGTGCGGAACGTTTTGAACTACAAAATTGTTCAGCCCTTTCCCACGTCTATTCTCATGTTGGACGGATACTTTCTGATTGTCCTGATTGTATGTTTTgcgttctcgacgaaatATTATATTGATTTCCTCTTCGAGCCGGAGAGCAACAAAACAGACATTGACATTTACATTGTGTTCCTTTTCATTGGAGCGTCGTACTTTTTGATGCGCGAGCTGGTACAAGTGGCTTCGTTGGTTAGTCTCGGCAGTTTCAGTAGTTGGTGGTCAGACGCCGCCAATTGGTTGGATGTTGGTGTAATTACAATGGTTTACTACTACGCCATCTGTATGAGCATGGACAGCCCAGTGGATAGAAATCTTTTTCGAAGTGGCGCCGCCTTTGGACAAGGAATTCTGTACGTGGCAGTCATCGTTTATCTCAAAAGCACATACGTCGACTTTGCCGTATTCGTGGGTGGCGTACTGTACGTCGTACAACGGCTAACGGCATTTCTGACTGCCGTGGGTGTTATCTTGTTGGCCTTTGCCCAAATGTTCTACTTTATATATGTGGATGGCGAAATGTGCACCAACAGGCTGCAGCCCGATGATCTAAACTACGACGCAGACCTTGACTGTCGCTTTTCTCATTGCTCCTTTGAAGAATCCCTTCTGCGAGTGTACAGCATGATGATGGGAGAGATCGGAGATGAAAAACGCTATTCCGCGGGCCCGACGAGTCTAGTGGCACAGATATTGTACGTCGGCTACGCCTTTTTGGTTGTCATTCTGCTGTCGAATGTTCTTATTGCCATTGTCACCGATAGCTACGAAATTATTCAGAACGACCGCGCTGCGATTGTATTTTGGACGAATCGGTTGGATTTCGTGGCCGAGATGGATGCCATCACGTACGGAGCACAGCGTCGCCTTGGTTGttttcgaaaaaagaaggcGCCCATGCAGGTAGAGGAAATTCCCAATGCCCCGGGATTAGTCTCGGATGACTACAATGACAGGAATGGCTCTTCCGACTTCTTTCGATACGGTTGGCAACAAGTCATGCTCTTGTTTGACGCAAACCTGTACGAAGAGATCGATCCTATCGAGTCGCTGGTGTACAATATTTTTCGAATCGCTTGTATTGTTTTCGTTATACCGTTGTGGTTGATCATGGGCGCGGCAACTGCTGGGTGGTTATGGCCTCCACAAGTACGAGAGGCTCTATTTTGTCAGAAAGGCACGACCACCTCTCGTTCGGAGATTGAGCGCAAAAAACTCGAGCAGCTGCGAACTATTCAAACCGATCTGACATCATTGAAGAGTGATATAGTGCGAGAAATGACTAGCGATCGCGACGAAATGATACGAATGAAGCTGGAAGTGGAAGGAGTCCAGGCAGAAGTCTTATCCGATCTAATACAAGTTCGAGAGCTTATCACGTCGCTTCTTGGAACTTAA
- a CDS encoding predicted protein — protein sequence MVSPVLLPSGTCTLYRGALALNDMGVSLLERGAYRAALDTLKDAIFVMKRVFPSSHHLHPGSYDIDAKLSRAYSKLASSKLEKPCSLNVEIVPHNVEFEALRSVLLRTSTPCNRQVNFVIKIEVFDAEDQCVDVHSAILLHNFAVAHLSMSSLANSSSFVQRIRDGAFQLSSFARQTLGHLMQVDGPDTLEYLLQCNPCLILVTAAVLHCQIQILEESGGEQWRAVKSYQNLVLLSEIAQNFDKPQLCNSRNAAAA from the coding sequence ATGGTTTCACCTGTTCTCCTCCCTTCAGGCACTTGCACACTTTACAGAGGCGCTCTTGCTTTGAATGATATGGGCGTTTCGTTGCTCGAAAGAGGTGCCTATCGTGCTGCATTGGATACCTTGAAAGACGCTATTTTCGTGATGAAACGAGTTTTCCCTTCGTCTCATCACCTCCACCCCGGCTCCTACGACATTGACGCCAAGTTGAGCCGAGCTTATTCTAAATTGGCGAGCTCCAAACTTGAAAAGCCTTGTTCACTTAATGTCGAGATTGTCCCGCACAACGTCGAGTTCGAAGCATTACGTTCGGTGCTTCTCCGAACTTCAACTCCGTGCAACCGGCAGGTCAACTTTGTCATCAAGATCGAAGTCTTTGACGCGGAAGATCAATGTGTTGATGTACACAGTGCAATCCTTCTGCACAACTTTGCTGTGGCGCATCTATCCATGTCTAGCCTCGCCAACTCCTCCAGCTTTGTGCAGCGGATCCGTGACGGTGCCTTTCAATTGTCGAGCTTTGCTCGGCAAACTCTGGGCCATCTCATGCAAGTCGACGGACCCGACACTTTGGAATACTTGTTGCAGTGCAATCCCTGCTTAATTTTGGTCACTGCCGCCGTGCTGCACTGTCAGATTCAGATTCTGGAGGAATCGGGTGGTGAACAGTGGAGGGCGGTGAAATCCTATCAGAACCTGGTGTTACTGAGCGAAATTGCCCAAAACTTTGACAAACCTCAGCTCTGCAATAGCCGCAACGCTGCGGCAGCTTGA
- the Hlip1 gene encoding high light induced protein 1 (Similar to the Ohp proteins of Arabidopsis thaliana (one transmembrane helix)) — MLTLLILMTRLSLSESFGVTTPRIFRPAPCRHTHRPLKTTLRHSTLPSETEKGLLLPSWETLPLRRPRQSRDALDTVELVVGRIAMIGALSLLAGEILNGESIWEQVVESVSRFS; from the coding sequence ATGCTGACTCTCCTAATCCTGATGACTCGACTGTCTTTGTCGGAATCGTTCGGGGTGACGACTCCTCGGATTTTTCGCCCTGCACCTTGCCGCCACACCCATCGACCTTTGAAAACGACGCTGAGACACAGCACGTTGCCATCGGAAACCGAGAAAGGCCTACTCTTACCGTCCTGGGAGACGCTACCCTTGCGCCGTCCACGGCAATCCCGCGATGCATTGGATACGGTCGAACTCGTCGTCGGCCGAATCGCCATGATCGGTGCGCTCTCCTTACTAGCGGGGGAAATTCTCAACGGAGAAAGCATATGGGAACAAGTTGTCGAGAGTGTGTCCCGATTCTCGTAA
- a CDS encoding predicted protein, with translation MPSVTYSSTRGGQTNLAFRDVVMQGLAHDRGLFVPDRLPTVSTTELESWRSLSYAELAVNVIAKFVGDDQVPLPNLRDIVTRSCAAFRDAQVTPLVHVGGHYVLELFHGPTFAFKDVALQMLGNFFEYFLSTGSNGGRLAVLGATSGDTGSAAIAGLRGKKGITCVILFPNGRVSAIQERQMTTVPDENVHCVAIDGTFDDCQDIVKASFNTPAFRDKVHLGAVNSINWCRVLAQTTYYYWSYLRVTDAHKDIPEVHFSVPTGNFGDVLAGYYAKQMGLPVGKLIVATNENDILHRFFTAGEYHRESIAETISPSMDICVSSNFERYLFHLAGNDASMLSAWMQAFEKTGQLTIQGDLLRQAQADFDSCRGDTSQTLATIETYHQKHQYVLCPHSAVGVYAIHQLSLVSSATVCLATAHEAKFPAAVAQVVEPMPPPPTELAVLRDLPTRRVELPNDLATVQAFVEECVFSRPRKWQAVAKHLAAVTVAVGVAAVALQAMTRRR, from the exons ATGCCTTCGGTGACGTACAGTAGTACCCGCGGCGGTCAAACGAACCTCGCCTTTCGGGATGTGGTAATGCAGGGTTTGGCGCACGATCGGGGCTTGTTCGTCCCGGACCGTCTACCGACGGTGAGCACGACGGAACTGGAATCCTGGCGATCTCTGTCGTACGCCGAATTAGCGGTCAACGTCATTGCCAAGTTCGTCGGCGACGATCAGGTGCCCTTGCCCAATTTACGGGATATTGTCACCCGGTCGTGTGCAGCCTTTCGCGACGCACAAGTCACGCCCCTCGTTCACGTCGGGGGACATTACGTGTTG GAGCTATTTCACGGACCcacctttgctttcaaagaCGTGGCTTTGCAAATGCTCGGCAACTTTTTCGAATACTTTTTGAGTACGGGCAGTAACGGGGGTCGCCTCGCCGTGTTGGGCGCCACGTCCGGGGATACCGGTTCGGCCGCCATTGCCGGATTGCGCGGCAAAAAGGGCATCACTTGCGTCATTTTGTTCCCCAACGGACGCGTCTCGGCCATACAGGAACGACAAATGACCACCGTGCCGGACGAGAACGTGCACTGTGTCGCTATCGACGGCACCTTTGATGATTGTCAAGATATCGTCAAGGCGAGTTTCAACACACCGGCCTTTCGGGACAAGGTGCACCTGGGAGCGGTCAATTCCATTAATTGGTGTCGTGTTTTGGCGCAGACGACCTATTACTACTGGAGTTACTTGCGTGTGACGGACGCCCACAAGGACATCCCGGAAGTCCATTTTTCCGTCCCGACGGGAAACTTTGGGGACGTTCTGGCCGGTTACTACGCCAAGCAAATGGGTCTGCCCGTAGGCAAATTGATCGTCGCCACCAACGAAAACGACATTCTGCATCGCTTCTTTACCGCCGGCGAGTACCACCGCGAATCGATTGCGGAGACGATCTCACCCAGCATGGATATTTGCGTCAGCAGCAACTTTGAACGCTACCTGTTCCACTTGGCCGGCAACGACGCGAGCATGCTGAGCGCGTGGATGCAAGCCTTTGAAAAGACGGGCCAACTGACCATTCAAGGTGACCTGTTGCGGCAGGCCCAGGCCGACTTTGATTCTTGTCGTGGCGATACGTCGCAGACTCTCGCCACGATTGAAACTTACCACCAGAAGCATCAGTACGTCTTGTGTCCGCATTCCGCGGTGGGTGTGTACGCTATCCACCAGTTGTCCCTGGTTTCGTCGGCCACGGTCTGTTTGGCCACGGCCCACGAAGCCAAATTCCCCGCCGCCGTGGCTCAGGTCGTGGAACCAATGCCACCCCCACCGACCGAACTCGCTGTTCTCCGGGACTTGCCCACCCGTCGCGTCGAATTACCGAACGACCTGGCCACGGTACAAGCCTTTGTGGAAGAGTGCGTCTTTTCTCGGCCACGCAAATGGCAAGCGGTGGCGAAACATTTGGCCGCGGTGACCGTGGCGGTGGGTGTTGCCGCCGTGGCGTTGCAAGCCATGACCCGGCGACGATAA
- a CDS encoding predicted protein translates to MVKGKKSIVKFVIDCTQPVDDKVLDVAQFEKYLHDRLKIGGKTGQLATSGVVLSRDRTKLTVASPAELGFSKRQLKYLSKRYLKKQQLKNYMRVVAASKNSYEMRYYAISGGDGDDEE, encoded by the exons ATG GTCAAGGGTAAGAAATCCATCGTCAAATTCGTCATTGACTGCACGCAACCCGTGGACGACAAAGTCCTGGACGTGGCGCAGTTCGAAAAGTACCTACACGATCGACTCAAGATTGGGGGTAAAACTGGACAGCTCGCCACCAGCGGCGTGGTGCTCAGTCGGGATCGTACCAAGCTTACCGTCGCCAGTCCGGCCGAACTCGGTTTTTCCAAGCGACAACTCAAGTACCTTTCCAAGCGGTATTTGAAAAAACAGCAACTGAAGAATTACATGCGTGTGGTGGCGGCATCCAAAAATTCTTACGAAATGCGGTACTACGCCATTAGTGGAGGAGacggcgacgatgaagaatAA